The sequence below is a genomic window from Gouania willdenowi chromosome 12, fGouWil2.1, whole genome shotgun sequence.
aacagcaacaatccAGGTTTATTGGCAGGACCTTGGAACTGGAATTCCTCGCCCACACACACTGTGACCGGAAGGTATTGGACACCATATTGTGCACGTAGCcagttgaattttgctattggctgagattgcTATTGAATTCCCttgcgtcatcaactttcactgttggccccgcccctcctataaaatgTGAGTGGAAGGAGGAGGGTTTTCTCCAATCACagcctcagtgagcattgattgacagccgtAATGAGGAAGTCCGCTGTGTTTCGTGTGAAACCGCTGCCGTagcggtgatgtttttgactctgtgcttctataaagagcagattctgatctaatcagagggttcatcaagctatgtgtgtattcacAGACACATctaagctatgtgtgtattcccgtctgtctctgtgtgtacgTCTTATTGCTATGTGTGCGAGGTGGTGGGAGAGTTGGGCTGTTTGCCCCagagtggtgtctgtaaggctgtgtgagCTTCACatcgtgattgtgtgtgtgtgtacagacacatcattgtgtgtatttaagtCTGTCTCTGCACACTGCACTGGGCTTcctgagtgggtgtgtcttacTGCCACAGGtaacacccataatcaaggttgTTTTGAATTTCTCTCCTCgtggcagctcagcagaaagcagggctTCAGTTCATCTTTAAGGTCTGTTTTGTTGCAGAGAAATCCTAAAAACTCTCAGTTTCGGACCATTGAAGATGATCTGGTAACGGCTCTTATTAAATCAGGTTGCATCCCTGATAACCACGGTGATGACATGAAGAAGATGTCTTTTCAAAGATGTGCTCGAACAGACAAGGTGggttatatttttaatgcttctcCAGTTAGTAGCTTATTCTCACCTATAAGACAGGAGACCTTTgtggcagttttttttcatattgttaCATAAAACATATAACGTGCTCTGGGATGATTCTCTGTATGATTGCGTGTGACGAAGaagataaaatatgttttatagctgtagaaaagtctgaaaaaagcaGAAAGAGCATCAAAAATCAAAGTTTATGAAAATGAGTGACCATTACACACAGATTTATCATTTCAAAGCAGCTCTACTGGAGGATCTATTTAAAGCATCACACTTACCAAAGGGTAACGACAGGTTTGGTTCATCATTTTTCattggaaaatgttttattctaaaTGAAGACATGTTGGAGCCCGATATGTAACAACGACCCAAAACGTTATGATTGTAATAAAActagaaatgtaataactggtcaataatgtaacaaaagtgctgatctcaaaatgtgattttaaaaaagtaataaaatgcaaaatgataCAACTGATCATTactgtaacaagatgctgagacCAAAacgtttttcatatatataaagttttttttttgcatttgtataTATAAAGGTAAGGAaaaaaagttaccaaaaatAACGAATCACAaaactttttatgtttttggctCAGCgtcttttgttacattattgaccaattattacattttgggttttatttcttttttttttaataacaatttgGGCCGTTGTTACATATCGCGCTCAAACAAGCCAGAGTTACACCTGTAAGTTTGGGTCACAAATGACAATGCATGTAACGTAAGTTTGTCTATTTAATTGCTTATCAAAAATCAAGCCATAAATAGACTCTCAGGGGCAAAGAATCACATGTAACCTCTGTAATTTCAAacgtttgtttaaaaaaaaaaaaaaaaaaaagtaaatgttttgtcgataaaaaagaaatgtaaaagatttttaaaaaaaccccaaaacaaacaaacctcattTTAAATCTACAGTAAATGCACTGTTTAGTGAAACTCTTTAGTTGTGTTTATTGAAACAATTTTGCTTTTAGgcctttatttaaacaaaacctgtttatttttgtcatattctCGTGTTTATTAAAACTCAAGGATTTTTGTGTcacataaaaaaatgtcttactTATGGATGATCAAGAAGTATAAAGACTGCAAAATGTTTGATTTACCTTATCTGATAAATCGattaattgtttaaattaatagAATAATATATTACTTACAGAATTGTTTGCTGATACCTTTTCTTTTGCTCctttgggtttttgtgttctattCAACTTCTACTGCTATAGTTTGACCAGTAGGGGGTGCGTTTTTACCTAAATATTGtcagaaaaaatatcaaattaaaatgaaatctcCACTTTTAAGGAGTATTCAGCTATAGTTGctgtatgtttttaattattgataatAAATGCTGTTCTGGTGTTTTCTAATGAGGCATGAATAGCTATACCTGAgcaataaaagcaataaaagtagataaaaaaaatgataatatagACATAGTCTGATGAAATAGACTTAGGGCTCTGGGGTGTTATAGAGCTCATTCATTTCTGGATGACTTTCTTTGGCTGTGAATGTAGTGCCTACTAATATTATTAGCCCCTCTCACAAAGTGTggagggggatataggtttgagctccgtctgtccgagttaaagggaacatcttttctcagaaactgtttaagatagaataaccaaattctgtgtgtgtggttcagtgtatcaataccttgatggagttcaaaaatgagaagcgcgcaattattttttccagagttattgcccttgttaagtttttttggactctgtttgaggtatcttcaaaggggacggCTTTCCTTGGAAAGTATTTTAAGAtaattagtaattttatattctgatgtgatgatattttcttatgtatacatctaagttcttagatttaggacatttagaaaaaagttgtgagttataatgagaaccattttggcgggggatgttgatgactgtcttcttgttagAGAATGTTATGCTTGGAAATTAAATACATGTTGTTTGTTGATGACTCTGGGTGTGTTTTCATGTGTAGGGCGTCTCAGCTGCTGGTCAAGTGGTTTCGCTAAAAGTGCGATTAATGGAGGATGTccttaaaaaaatcaatgagcATCTCCCGGCCCAGATCAGAGTACTTGGTGAGGCCCTGGTTAAAGATGTTTTACTGGACTTGTAACAGAGTGGCAGATATCAGGATGATTATGTTTACCACTTTATTTTATCCAAAGGTGTTAAACGAGTGACCCAAGGTTTCAATTCGAAGAACAACTGCGACGCACGGACCTACTCGTACATGATTCCAACAGTGGCCTTCTCTAACAAAGACTATGACGCTAACCAAATGTCAGCTTTTCGCTTGGAACCCGAGACCATTCAGAGGGTGAACCGTCTGTTCACTTTTTATAAAGGGACTCACAACTTCCACAACTTCACCTCCCAGAAGGCCTTCAGTGACCCCAGTGCTCGCCGATACATCATGGAGATGTCCTGCAGTGAACCGTTCATCCGCAGAGATTGTGAGTTTGCTGTGATCACCGTGCGAGGTCAGAGTTTCATGCTGCACCAGATCCGTAAGATGATTGGCCTGGTGATCGCCGTGATGAAAGGCTACGCTAAGGAGGATGTGTTGGAGCGGAGCTGGGGGGCGCAGAAGGTGGATGTTCCCAAAGCTCCGGGCCTGGGGCTGGTTCTGGAAAGGGTTCACTTCGATCGCTACAACAAGCGCTTCGGAGG
It includes:
- the pus1 gene encoding pseudouridylate synthase 1 homolog isoform X2 is translated as MNEDAKVQQTAKVLKRANEESEDCAEKLQNSKRIKADEDHNEEEKKYPKKKVVLLMAYSGKGYYGMQRNPKNSQFRTIEDDLVTALIKSGCIPDNHGDDMKKMSFQRCARTDKGVSAAGQVVSLKVRLMEDVLKKINEHLPAQIRVLGVKRVTQGFNSKNNCDARTYSYMIPTVAFSNKDYDANQMSAFRLEPETIQRVNRLFTFYKGTHNFHNFTSQKAFSDPSARRYIMEMSCSEPFIRRDCEFAVITVRGQSFMLHQIRKMIGLVIAVMKGYAKEDVLERSWGAQKVDVPKAPGLGLVLERVHFDRYNKRFGGDGLHERLEWDGEEEEIQAFKEAHIYPSIIDTELEEHSMVSWMATLPIHDFEASAVQTGGDKEPKQDNADEGNGSD
- the pus1 gene encoding pseudouridylate synthase 1 homolog isoform X1, encoding MLLATQLLRALHRPTQKRYGGLFKVHTMNEDAKVQQTAKVLKRANEESEDCAEKLQNSKRIKADEDHNEEEKKYPKKKVVLLMAYSGKGYYGMQRNPKNSQFRTIEDDLVTALIKSGCIPDNHGDDMKKMSFQRCARTDKGVSAAGQVVSLKVRLMEDVLKKINEHLPAQIRVLGVKRVTQGFNSKNNCDARTYSYMIPTVAFSNKDYDANQMSAFRLEPETIQRVNRLFTFYKGTHNFHNFTSQKAFSDPSARRYIMEMSCSEPFIRRDCEFAVITVRGQSFMLHQIRKMIGLVIAVMKGYAKEDVLERSWGAQKVDVPKAPGLGLVLERVHFDRYNKRFGGDGLHERLEWDGEEEEIQAFKEAHIYPSIIDTELEEHSMVSWMATLPIHDFEASAVQTGGDKEPKQDNADEGNGSD